Proteins encoded in a region of the Ziziphus jujuba cultivar Dongzao chromosome 3, ASM3175591v1 genome:
- the LOC107411823 gene encoding protein unc-13 homolog, with the protein MGQHTRRETLSGPYPTTARSDIGDSLDADLVWPFGKLHGIDRDDVRETAYEIFFTACRSSPGFGGRNALTFYSANNNDGNNNNNNNNNGGETTSFLSSSSSKPNGVVMTPTSRVKRALGLKMLKRSPSRRMVSGGGSGSGSTPSSPSSHYNNNGGNSVVGSSPSSSSLSFTIPASRPRRPMTSAEIMRQQMRVTEQSDNRLRKTLMRTLVGQMGRRAETIILPLELLRHLKPSEFNDSHEYHLWQKRQLKILEAGLLLHPSIPLDKANTFAMRLRDIIRASQTKPIDTGKNSDTMRTLCNSVVSLSWRSPNGTPTDVCHWADGFPINIHLYVALLQSIFDVRDETLVLDEVDELLELMKKTWSTLGITRPIHNVCFTWVLFQQYVATSLIEPDLLCAAHAMLTEVANDAKKPDREALYVKILSSVLSSMQGWAEKKLLNYHDYFLRGTVSQIENLLPLALSASRIMGEDVTITEGAGQEKGDVLVVDSSGDRVDYYIRSSLKNAFTKIMESGPIKEIKEGSEVLLQLAKETEDLALKERESFSPILKRWHTTAAGVAAVTLHNCYGSVLRQYLGGISTLTNETVGVLQRAGKLEKLLVQMVVEDSAESDDGGKSIVREMVPYEVDSIIMNLLKRWIDERLKKGTECLCRAKETETWNPKSKSEPYAQSAVELMKLAKEAVEEFFEIPIGITEDLVRDLADGLEQLFQDYAAFVASAGSKQSYIPALPPLTRCNRDSKFIKLWKKASPCSTVADDLHHTGSNEGNHPRPSTSRGTQRLYIRLNTLHYILSHLHSLDKALSLSPTVIPSTRIRFSSFRRSHSNSSSYFELATLSIQGACQHVSEVAAYRLIFLDSNSVFYESLYIDDVANARIRPALRILKQNLTLLSAILTDRAQALAMKEVMRAAFEAFLMVLLAGGSARVFYRSDHEMIEEDFDSLKKVFCTCGEGLIAEDVVEREAEIVEGVIALMGQCTEQLMEDFSIVTCETSGIGVVGGSTQKLPMPPTTGRWNRSDPNTILRVLCHRNDRAANQFLKRTFQLAKRR; encoded by the exons ATGGGCCAACACACCCGCCGCGAAACCTTAAGCGGCCCATATCCAACCACAGCCCGCTCCGACATCGGCGACAGCCTCGACGCCGACTTAGTCTGGCCCTTCGGGAAACTCCATGGCATCGACCGCGACGACGTGAGAGAGACAGCGTATGAGATCTTCTTCACGGCTTGTCGTTCGTCGCCCGGTTTCGGAGGACGAAACGCATTGACATTTTACTCAGCCAACAACAACGAcggtaacaataataacaataacaataacaatggaGGCGAAACGACGTCGTTcttgtcgtcgtcgtcgtcgaaGCCGAACGGGGTGGTGATGACCCCGACGAGCAGGGTGAAGAGGGCGTTGGGGTTGAAGATGCTGAAACGGTCCCCGTCTCGGAGGATGGTATCGGGTGGTGGGAGTGGAAGCGGGTCAACTCCGTCGTCTCCGAGCTCgcattataataataatggtgGTAATTCGGTGGTCGGGTcgtctccttcttcttcttcattgtcGTTTACGATTCCGGCGTCGAGACCCCGACGGCCGATGACGTCGGCGGAGATTATGCGGCAACAGATGAGGGTTACCGAGCAGAGCGATAATCGACTTAGGAAGACGCTCATGAGGACCCTCGTTGGCCAA ATGGGAAGGAGAGCAGAGACAATAATACTTCCATTAGAGCTTCTTCGCCATCTGAAACCATCTGAATTCAACGACTCACATGAATACCATCTATGGCAAAAACGCCAGCTCAAAATCCTTGAAGCTGGACTGCTTCTCCACCCTTCTATCCCACTTGACAAAGCCAACACATTCGCTATGCGTCTCAGAGACATTATCAGAGCAAGCCAAACCAAACCAATTGACACCGGCAAAAACTCTGACACCATGAGAACTCTCTGCAACTCTGTAGTTTCCCTTTCATGGAGGAGTCCGAACGGGACTCCAACCGACGTTTGTCATTGGGCAGACGGCTTCCCCATCAACATCCACCTCTATGTTGCTCTCCTCCAATCCATTTTCGATGTCAGGGACGAGACTTTAGTACTCGACGAAGTCGATGAGCTTTTAGAGCTCATGAAGAAGACGTGGTCCACATTGGGAATCACCAGGCCTATTCACAATGTGTGTTTCACGTGGGTTTTGTTCCAGCAATATGTGGCTACGTCTTTGATCGAGCCGGACCTTCTCTGCGCTGCTCATGCTATGTTGACAGAGGTTGCTAATGATGCAAAGAAACCGGACAGAGAAGCTCTGTATGTGAAGATCTTGTCTTCGGTTTTGTCTTCCATGCAAGGTTGGGCTGAGAAGAAGTTGCTCAATTACCATGATTATTTCTTGAGAGGAACTGTTAGCCAGATCGAAAACCTTCTTCCTTTGGCTTTGTCTGCTTCGAGAATCATGGGTGAAGATGTTACAATTACTGAAGGTGCAGGGCAAGAGAAAGGAGATGTGTTGGTGGTGGATTCGTCCGGTGATCGTGTCGATTACTATATTCGATCTTCATTGAAAAATGCTTTCACAAAG ATAATGGAAAGTGGGCCTATCAAAGAAATCAAGGAAGGAAGTGAAGTTCTGCTTCAATTAGCTAAAGAGACAGAAGATTTGGCATTGAAAGAGAGGGAAAGTTTCAGTCCAATTCTGAAAAGATGGCACACAACTGCAGCTGGTGTTGCTGCTGTGACACTCCACAACTGTTATGGTTCTGTGTTGAGGCAATATCTGGGTGGGATTTCGACCCTAACGAATGAAACAGTTGGAGTGTTGCAGAGAGCTGGAAAGCTTGAGAAGTTGCTGGTTCAAATGGTGGTTGAAGATTCTGCTGAGAGTGATGATGGAGGAAAATCAATTGTTAGAGAGATGGTTCCTTATGAAGTTGACTCTATCATAATGAACCTTTTGAAAAGGTGGATTGATGAGAGATTGAAGAAAGGTACAGAGTGCCTATGCAGAGCAAAAGAAACAGAA ACATGGAATCCAAAGTCCAAATCTGAACCATATGCACAATCGGCTGTGGAGCTAATGAAATTGGCAAAGGAAGCTGTGGAGGAGTTCTTTGAAATCCCAATTGGAATTACTGAAGATTTAGTTCGAGATCTTGCTGATGGTTTAGAGCAACTTTTCCAAGACTATGCTGCATTTGTTGCATCAGctg gttcCAAGCAAAGTTATATCCCTGCACTTCCACCACTAACCAGATGCAACAGGGATTCGAAGTTCATCAAGCTATGGAAGAAAGCTAGCCCATGTTCTACTGTTGCAGATGATTTACACCACACTGGATCCAATGAAGGCAATCATCCTCGCCCTTCAACAAGCAGAGGAACACAGCGTCTCTATATCCGTCTCAACACATTGCATTATATTCTTTCCCACCTGCATTCCCTTGACAAAGCACTCTCTCTTTCCCCAACAGTCATCCCTTCAACTCGTATTCGTTTCAGCAGCTTCCGAAGGTCTCACAGCAACTCCTCTTCCTACTTCGAACTGGCCACTTTGTCAATCCAAGGAGCCTGCCAGCATGTTTCAGAAGTTGCTGCCTACCGTCTCATCTTCCTAGACTCAAATTCTGTCTTCTACGAAAGCCTTTACATTGATGATGTAGCTAATGCAAGAATTAGGCCAGCTTTGCGAATTCTCAAGCAGAATCTCACCCTCTTGAGCGCAATTCTCACTGACCGAGCACAGGCATTGGCAATGAAGGAAGTGATGAGGGCTGCCTTTGAGGCATTCCTTATGGTGTTGCTTGCAGGAGGAAGTGCCCGGGTGTTCTACCGCTCCGACCATGAGATGATTGAGGAAGATTTCGACAGCTTGAAGAAGGTATTCTGTACATGTGGAGAGGGATTGATAGCAGAAGATGTGGTGGAGAGAGAGGCTGAGATTGTCGAGGGAGTGATAGCATTGATGGGGCAATGTACTGAGCAATTAATGGAAGATTTCAGCATTGTGACATGTGAAACCAGTGGGATTGGAGTTGTGGGCGGTTCAACACAAAAGCTTCCAATGCCTCCAACAACAGGAAGATGGAACAGATCAGATCCAAATACAATCCTGAGGGTCTTGTGCCATAGGAATGACAGAGCAGCAAACCAGTTCTTGAAAAGGACTTTCCAACTAGCAAAAAGAAGGTGA